In the genome of Nymphaea colorata isolate Beijing-Zhang1983 chromosome 9, ASM883128v2, whole genome shotgun sequence, one region contains:
- the LOC116260707 gene encoding auxin-responsive protein SAUR36-like, translating into MVLLFEIARKWQWLAKKSRKVEIEDESTLGRYSKGHFAVYAVDGKRYVVPLTYLNHPIFKELLGMAEEEFGLDGHGPLRLPCEGELMDYIVSLLNRNPSQQVEQALVSLTCSSPGVCL; encoded by the coding sequence ATGGTCCTTCTCTTTGAAATCGCCAGAAAATGGCAGTGGCTGGCCAAGAAGAGTAGAAAGGTGGAGATAGAAGATGAGAGTACGTTGGGTAGGTACAGTAAGGGCCATTTTGCAGTCTATGCAGTTGATGGCAAGAGGTATGTGGTTCCATTGACGTACTTGAATCACCCAATTTTCAAAGAGCTGTTGGGTATGGCAGAAGAAGAATTTGGGCTGGATGGGCATGGCCCCCTTAGGCTTCCTTGTGAAGGGGAGCTGATGGACTATATAGTTTCTCTGCTCAACAGGAACCCTTCGCAGCAGGTCGAGCAGGCGCTGGTTTCTCTAACATGTTCTTCTCCCGGCGTTTGTCTTTAA
- the LOC116260352 gene encoding uncharacterized protein LOC116260352 isoform X1 yields MFFKGFNSSKWKTAIKLAISRIKLLRNKRSAVLKQMKRDVAMLLESGQETSARIRVEHVIREQNIMAANEIIELFCELVIARLSVIESQRGCPIDLKEGISSLIFAAPRCADIPELQKISKLVEKKYGKEFVAGAAELRPDCGVNRSLIERLTVKAPSGETKLRVLQEIAKEYQVKWDSSATERELLKPPEDALEGPTRFQSANSTPAKVVPSDHNISHHHANNMPSKAVLSDHNSSRNPENSMPAKLLQPDHILSPRPANNLSAETVTSDDNFINHPPDSASRNTKVEYFESAALAAHAAALYADKAVAAAHSAASLANQSTDQFNQRVSQLRSESRRNSGEFSSNRPIPTEPFTSDASELDYIAPKNYNRRVGDSILQSSRGNESRNPDDMHYSSDEESSARLVNKKLLRRHSCNLPQTNSNGSSGPRFDASSGDETEEESESGYTNSFNNHKLYNSRQISPSSGPPSRPAPSLPRLSTDPMKSTPPAMEDLQDGRRKSLPHVHPKLPDYDSLAARFEALKFPK; encoded by the exons ATGTTCTTCAAGGGGTTCAACTCGTCGAAATG GAAAACGGCAATCAAGCTTGCGATTTCGAGGATAAAGCTGCTGAGGAACAAGCGTAGTGCGGTGCTTAAGCAGATGAAGCGCGATGTAGCCATGCTCCTGGAGTCCGGGCAGGAAACCAGCGCCAGGATTCGG GTGGAACATGTGATCAGAGAACAAAATATTATGGCAGCAAATGAGATCATTGAGCTGTTTTGTGAGCTTGTCATAGCCCGCTTGTCTGTAATCGAATCACAAAG GGGATGTCCCATTGATCTTAAGGAAGGAATCTCCAGCTTAATATTCGCAGCCCCTCGTTGCGCTGACATTCCTGAACTCCAGAAAATAAGTAAACTTGTTGAGAAGAAATATGGCAAAGAGTTCGTTGCTGGGGCAGCTGAGTTGCGTCCAGACTGTGGCGTGAACCGTTCT TTAATCGAGAGGCTGACTGTCAAGGCACCTTCCGGAGAGACTAAGCTGAGGGTTCTTCAGGAAATAGCCAAAGAGTATCAGGTCAAATGGGATTCATCCGCAACGGAGAGAGAACTACTCAAACCTCCTGAAGATGCGCTT GAAGGTCCAACTCGCTTTCAGAGTGCAAATAGTACGCCAGCAAAGGTTGTGCCATCTGATCATAACATCTCCCACCATCACGCAAACAATATGCCGTCAAAGGCTGTGCTATCAGATCACAACAGTTCTCGTAACCCTGAGAATAGTATGCCAGCAAAACTTTTACAACCGGACCACATTCTTTCTCCCCGTCCTGCTAATAATTTGTCTGCAGAAACCGTGACATCAGACGATAATTTCATTAATCATCCTCCAGACAG TGCTAGCAGGAATACCAAGGTTGAATATTTTGAGAGCGCAGCCTTAGCTGCTCATGCTGCAGCCCTGTATGCTGATAAAGCAGTTGCTGCTGCACATTCTGCTGCTTCTCTCGCTAATCAGAGCACAGATCAGTTCAATCAAAGAGTTTCTCAGTTGCGATCTGAGTCCAGGAGGAACAGTGGAGAATTCAGCAGCAACAGGCCTATTCCGACTGAGCCTTTCACGTCAGATGCTTCTGAACTTGATTACATTGCTCCAAAGAACTATAATCGTAGAGTTGGTGACAGCATCCTTCAGAGCAGCAGAGGGAACGAATCTCGAAATCCGGACGACATGCATTATTCAAGTGATGAAGAGAGTTCTGCTCGCTTAGTCAATAAGAAGTTGCTTAGAAGGCACAGCTGCAACTTGCCTCAAACGAACAGCAACGGCTCCTCCGGTCCAAGGTTTGATGCTTCCTCTGGAGATGAAACAGAGGAAGAAAGTGAATCTGGCTATACCAATAGTTTCAACAATCATAAATTATACAATAGCCGTCAGATCAGCCCTTCATCGGGGCCACCCAGCAGACCTGCTCCATCACTGCCTCGATTGTCCACTGATCCGATGAAATCAACCCCACCTGCCATGGAAGATCTGCAGGATGGGAGACGGAAATCCCTTCCTCACGTTCATCCCAAGTTGCCGGATTATGATTCTCTTGCAGCACGGTTTGAAGCATTGAAGTTTCCGAAATAA
- the LOC116260708 gene encoding auxin-responsive protein SAUR64-like, translating into MLSGKKLVEMARKWQKMASRGRRIADGDAESGCIGGGRAAGIADKGHFVVYAADGKRFMLPLAYLHSPVFQELLNMAEEEFGLSINGAIKFPCDAAVIDYAMSLVRGNVPREVENALMVSLSSSNSRCYSSSGLSRGHLCHHTPLHGF; encoded by the coding sequence ATGCTAAGTGGAAAGAAGCTGGTGGAGATGGCCAGGAAGTGGCAGAAGATGGCTTCTAGGGGGCGAAGAATTGCAGATGGTGATGCCGAAAGCGGTTGCATCGGCGGCGGCAGAGCCGCAGGAATTGCAGACAAGGGCCATTTCGTGGTGTATGCGGCCGACGGCAAGAGGTTCATGCTTCCCCTGGCTTACCTCCATAGCCCTGTTTTccaggagctgctcaacatggcCGAGGAAGAGTTCGGTTTGAGCATCAATGGTGCAATTAAATTTCCCTGTGATGCCGCCGTCATCGACTACGCCATGTCGCTTGTGCGCGGAAACGTGCCAAGGGAGGTCGAGAACGCGTTGATGGTGTCTCTGAGTAGCAGTAACAGCAGGTGCTACTCCTCCTCTGGCCTGTCCCGAGGGCACCTCTGCCACCACACGCCGCTTCATGGATTCTGA
- the LOC116260352 gene encoding uncharacterized protein LOC116260352 isoform X2: MFFKGFNSSKWKTAIKLAISRIKLLRNKRSAVLKQMKRDVAMLLESGQETSARIRVEHVIREQNIMAANEIIELFCELVIARLSVIESQRGCPIDLKEGISSLIFAAPRCADIPELQKISKLVEKKYGKEFVAGAAELRPDCGVNRSLIERLTVKAPSGETKLRVLQEIAKEYQVKWDSSATERELLKPPEDALEGPTRFQSANSTPAKVVPSDHNISHHHANNMPSKAVLSDHNSSRNPENSMPAKLLQPDHILSPRPANNLSAETVTSDDNFINHPPDRNTKVEYFESAALAAHAAALYADKAVAAAHSAASLANQSTDQFNQRVSQLRSESRRNSGEFSSNRPIPTEPFTSDASELDYIAPKNYNRRVGDSILQSSRGNESRNPDDMHYSSDEESSARLVNKKLLRRHSCNLPQTNSNGSSGPRFDASSGDETEEESESGYTNSFNNHKLYNSRQISPSSGPPSRPAPSLPRLSTDPMKSTPPAMEDLQDGRRKSLPHVHPKLPDYDSLAARFEALKFPK, translated from the exons ATGTTCTTCAAGGGGTTCAACTCGTCGAAATG GAAAACGGCAATCAAGCTTGCGATTTCGAGGATAAAGCTGCTGAGGAACAAGCGTAGTGCGGTGCTTAAGCAGATGAAGCGCGATGTAGCCATGCTCCTGGAGTCCGGGCAGGAAACCAGCGCCAGGATTCGG GTGGAACATGTGATCAGAGAACAAAATATTATGGCAGCAAATGAGATCATTGAGCTGTTTTGTGAGCTTGTCATAGCCCGCTTGTCTGTAATCGAATCACAAAG GGGATGTCCCATTGATCTTAAGGAAGGAATCTCCAGCTTAATATTCGCAGCCCCTCGTTGCGCTGACATTCCTGAACTCCAGAAAATAAGTAAACTTGTTGAGAAGAAATATGGCAAAGAGTTCGTTGCTGGGGCAGCTGAGTTGCGTCCAGACTGTGGCGTGAACCGTTCT TTAATCGAGAGGCTGACTGTCAAGGCACCTTCCGGAGAGACTAAGCTGAGGGTTCTTCAGGAAATAGCCAAAGAGTATCAGGTCAAATGGGATTCATCCGCAACGGAGAGAGAACTACTCAAACCTCCTGAAGATGCGCTT GAAGGTCCAACTCGCTTTCAGAGTGCAAATAGTACGCCAGCAAAGGTTGTGCCATCTGATCATAACATCTCCCACCATCACGCAAACAATATGCCGTCAAAGGCTGTGCTATCAGATCACAACAGTTCTCGTAACCCTGAGAATAGTATGCCAGCAAAACTTTTACAACCGGACCACATTCTTTCTCCCCGTCCTGCTAATAATTTGTCTGCAGAAACCGTGACATCAGACGATAATTTCATTAATCATCCTCCAGACAG GAATACCAAGGTTGAATATTTTGAGAGCGCAGCCTTAGCTGCTCATGCTGCAGCCCTGTATGCTGATAAAGCAGTTGCTGCTGCACATTCTGCTGCTTCTCTCGCTAATCAGAGCACAGATCAGTTCAATCAAAGAGTTTCTCAGTTGCGATCTGAGTCCAGGAGGAACAGTGGAGAATTCAGCAGCAACAGGCCTATTCCGACTGAGCCTTTCACGTCAGATGCTTCTGAACTTGATTACATTGCTCCAAAGAACTATAATCGTAGAGTTGGTGACAGCATCCTTCAGAGCAGCAGAGGGAACGAATCTCGAAATCCGGACGACATGCATTATTCAAGTGATGAAGAGAGTTCTGCTCGCTTAGTCAATAAGAAGTTGCTTAGAAGGCACAGCTGCAACTTGCCTCAAACGAACAGCAACGGCTCCTCCGGTCCAAGGTTTGATGCTTCCTCTGGAGATGAAACAGAGGAAGAAAGTGAATCTGGCTATACCAATAGTTTCAACAATCATAAATTATACAATAGCCGTCAGATCAGCCCTTCATCGGGGCCACCCAGCAGACCTGCTCCATCACTGCCTCGATTGTCCACTGATCCGATGAAATCAACCCCACCTGCCATGGAAGATCTGCAGGATGGGAGACGGAAATCCCTTCCTCACGTTCATCCCAAGTTGCCGGATTATGATTCTCTTGCAGCACGGTTTGAAGCATTGAAGTTTCCGAAATAA
- the LOC116260709 gene encoding protein SMALL AUXIN UP-REGULATED RNA 12-like produces the protein MGKRWQMPTMAVKYGTREKEPVAKGHIAIYAGKDGSRFVVPLSYLRHPIFRCLLNMAEEEFGFSQQGGLTIPCEASFLRKSIDQVRGKLAPQEYCSCAELLQIGFR, from the coding sequence ATGGGGAAGAGGTGGCAGATGCCAACAATGGCGGTGAAGTATGGGACGAGGGAGAAGGAACCAGTAGCCAAGGGCCACATAGCAATATACGCAGGGAAAGATGGCAGCAGATTTGTGGTTCCATTGAGTTACCTCAGGCACCCGATCTTCAGGTGCTTGCTAAACATGGCAGAGGAGGAGTTCGGGTTCTCGCAGCAAGGGGGGCTCACGATTCCTTGTGAAGCCTCTTTCTTGAGGAAGAGCATCGATCAGGTGAGAGGCAAGTTGGCTCCACAGGAGTATTGCAGTTGTGCTGAATTGCTTCAGATTGGGTTTCGATAG
- the LOC116260349 gene encoding cation/H(+) antiporter 15-like codes for MGCATQAGAIVLLGQAISVLLVFQVVHFFIKRIGQPRVISEILTGMLVGTVLSRIGPLGGEFEGASREVLGGVAKIGRTLYMFMIGLELEPAFLLQSSKRASLIMVSTLCVSTVISLAFTPLVMDTLQTKMGYSRFVFLFTVIIAGTSAPTAVRAAAELKLATTDIGRLAITTSILSDMVVLLLVGINPGPSLVVFSDIVHDTCLLAISLISTLYVCRPVLTWLNRRNHGREINNFQFGVLIVGLLCLTMGGSEGSSEEIFFALFMGLAFPKTGKLGRSVVRRMRSPVHELLLPLLFAYGSMQADVRNMRGRDVGLVFATVVLSLVGKILGTTCVCRLLGIPWAQTTVMGLLLNVKGQVDLIILSRTVSNDKAEQEVLLVAIISAIINTVITPPMVMAIVKFERQSITGYKAVGLQLLPPESELRMLTAAHMTASLPSLLSLVEGIRGPFASPTSVYFMQLIELTDSNASTLLQAEREKPSSLRGRPVSLDPADSSVNAAAAAAIADDEEDENSGTTLASETRQIGIALNSFKQATGISIRHVKAISGFSNMHEDICNGAEDLRASLIIIPFHKQQMVDGGMETVNEGHRSVNEKVLRHARCTVGILIDRGLGLAAQAPVAPGLLYQVGVLFFGGPDDREALAYAARMLDHPGVNLTVVRFLPSNDEDYGKALEMQAAIENKVLTKIREHERERADDNNYVAKFYTRYVAAGSVTYLEKYVANCVETANAMDELQGTYHLLVVGKGSSEGTPLTAGMADWVECPELGHIGDLLASTDFGYPGSVLVVQQCRNNENAEEEDDFA; via the exons ATGGGCTGCGCTACCCAGGCAGGTGCAATCGTGTTGTTAGGCCAGGCAATTTCCGTCCTTCTGGTGTTTCAGGTGGTTCACTTCTTCATAAAGAGGATCGGGCAACCTCGAGTTATCTCAGAGATTTTG ACGGGTATGCTGGTTGGGACGGTGCTAAGCAGGATTGGGCCTCTGGGTGGTGAATTCGAGGGTGCCTCACGGGAGGTTCTGGGCGGCGTCGCCAAGATAGGGCGCACCTTGTACATGTTTATGATTGGGTTGGAGCTGGAACCGGCGTTCCTGTTGCAGAGCAGCAAAAGGGCGTCGCTAATCATGGTCAGCACCCTCTGCGTCTCCACGGTTATCAGCCTCGCCTTCACGCCGTTGGTGATGGACACATTGCAAACGAAGATGGGCTACTCTCGCTTCGTCTTCCTCTTTACTGTCATCATCGCCGGCACCAGCGCCCCCACGGCCGTCAGGGCTGCAGCTGAGCTGAAGCTCGCCACGACAGACATTGGCCGCCTGGCCATCACCACTTCCATCCTCAGCGACATGGTCGTGCTCTTACTCGTCGGCATCAACCCCGGGCCGTCATTAGTCGTGTTTTCGGATATCGTACACGACACTTGCTTGCTCGCCATCAGCCTGATTTCTACACTGTACGTCTGTCGTCCGGTGCTCACGTGGTTGAACAGGCGGAACCACGGTAGGGAAATAAACAACTTCCAGTTTGGCGTCCTCATCGTGGGGCTTCTGTGCCTGACGATGGGTGGGAGCGAGGGATCAAGCGAAGAAATCTTCTTTGCCTTATTTATGGGGCTGGCATTCCCGAAGACCGGCAAGCTGGGGAGGTCGGTGGTGAGGCGGATGCGGTCACCGGTGCACGAGCTCCTGCTGCCGCTGCTCTTTGCTTACGGGTCGATGCAGGCGGACGTGAGGAATATGCGTGGGAGGGACGTGGGGCTGGTGTTCGCCACCGTCGTGCTGTCACTGGTGGGGAAGATATTGGGAACCACCTGTGTCTGCAGGCTGCTCGGCATTCCATGGGCACAGACCACCGTTATGGGACTCCTGCTCAACGTCAAAGGTCAGGTGGATCTCATCATTCTCAGCCGAACCGTCAGCAACGAC AAAGCAGAGCAGGAGGTACTCCTAGTGGCGATAATCAGCGCCATTATCAACACAGTGATCACACCCCCTATGGTGATGGCAATTGTGAAGTTCGAGCGGCAGAGCATCACCGGATACAAGGCGGTGGGTCTCCAGCTGCTGCCGCCAGAGTCCGAGCTGCGCATGCTCACGGCCGCCCACATGACCGcctccctcccttccctccTTAGCCTCGTGGAGGGCATTCGCGGCCCCTTCGCCTCCCCCACCTCCGTGTACTTCATGCAGCTCATCGAGCTCACCGACTCTAATGCTTCTACGCTCCTGCAAGCCGAGCGCGAGAAGCCCTCCTCCCTCAGAGGTAGGCCCGTCAGTTTGGATCCCGCAGATTCATCAGTCAatgccgccgccgctgctgccatTGCCGACGACGAAGAAGATGAGAACTCAGGCACGACCTTGGCCTCAGAGACGAGGCAGATCGGGATAGCGCTAAACAGCTTCAAGCAGGCAACGGGCATCTCCATCCGCCATGTCAAGGCCATCTCCGGCTTCTCTAACATGCACGAAGACATCTGCAACGGTGCCGAAGACCTCCGCGCTTCCCTCATCATCATACCGTTCCACAAGCAGCAGATGGTCGACGGTGGAATGGAGACCGTCAACGAAGGCCACCGCTCGGTGAACGAGAAGGTGCTTCGCCACGCCCGGTGCACCGTCGGTATACTAATAGACCGCGGTCTGGGGCTGGCAGCCCAGGCTCCGGTGGCGCCTGGGCTGCTCTACCAAGTGGGAGTCCTCTTCTTCGGCGGGCCCGACGACCGTGAGGCCCTGGCCTATGCAGCTCGGATGCTGGACCACCCAGGCGTGAACCTGACGGTGGTGAGATTTCTACCCAGCAATGACGAAGACTACGGGAAGGCCCTCGAGATGCAGGCAGCGATCGAGAACAAGGTGCTGACGAAAATCAGagagcatgagagagagagagcggacGACAATAACTACGTTGCGAAATTTTACACGCGCTACGTCGCAGCCGGCTCGGTCACTTACCTGGAAAAATATGTCGCCAACTGCGTGGAGACGGCGAACGCGATGGACGAGCTGCAGGGTACGTACCACCTCCTGGTGGTTGGGAAGGGGAGCAGCGAGGGGACGCCTCTGACGGCGGGGATGGCAGATTGGGTTGAATGCCCCGAGCTAGGCCACATTGGCGACCTGCTGGCGTCGACGGACTTCGGCTACCCAGGCTCGGTGTTGGTAGTCCAGCAGTGTAGGAACAACGAGAACGCGGAAGAGGAAGACGATTTTGCTTAG